The genomic region CGAGCACGGCGATCTGCGTGAAAACGCGGAATATGAGTCCGCCAAAAACAAGCAGGCGAACTTCATGGCCAAGCTCGGCATGCTGCAAGAACGCTTTCAAAACGCGCGCATCATCCGCAAAAATGATTTGCCGGATGGCATCGTCACGCTCGGCAAGATGGTGACGATCGTCGACAAAGCCTCGCAGGAGAAGGAGAATTACATCATTCTCGGCGACGGCGAAACCGACCTGGAAAAAAACATCATCAGCTACCAGTCTCCCATCGCGCAAGCCTTGATGAAGCACAAGGTGGGCGATTCGGTCGAAATCAAATTGCCGCGCCGCACCAAACACGTTGAAATCACCGAGATCACATTCTACGAAGACATGTGACCTGAGCGCTTTCAGGGTTTTCTCGCCCGATCGTTTTGAGAATCTTTTTTGAGCGCGCGCTCCCGCGACGCTCGAAAAAGATTCCCGCAAAGCAATATCCTCGCAGAAACGCTAATTCCTCCTGCCATTCTTCATAAACCTGCCTTCCTTTTCTTTTATCCAGGCCGTCAAATTCTTTGTAACCAAAGCCGCCAGAGAATTCCGTTTTTCATTGAACGGGCTCTCCGCATAAAAAATCTGCAGCGCGTCAATCCCGGCGCAGGGCCTGACAATGACGCATTCGGCCTCGGCGCCCACTCGAATGCCGTCGCTAATGCCGGTCACGTTGCCGGCAAAATTCTCCAACAACCGCCGCATCAACATCGCCTTCAGTTCGTTTGTGCAGGATAACAATTGCTGTTGGCGCAAAGTGGCATCGTCATTGCGCTGCGCCAGCACGGCCAATCCGGGCAAAAGATAAACAAGAGCCATTAAGGCATCAGGATAAGATTGCCAGGCAGAAATCGTAATGCTGCCCTGGCCATCAAAGCTCAGCCATGACGGTATTTTCTCCCGGCGAGCAAAATCTACAAAATTCGCCTTGACGCCCGGAACACGAATCATGCGCGGGTCTTCTTCGCGATTGCAGGTTGGCAACATCAGCCAATTAAACAGCAGCTTCACCTCGCCATTAACCTGTTGCCGCAACAACTCTGCAAGCGCGCCATCTGAGATCGTGGTGCGCATACCGGCATCGTTCTTGAAGAAAACCTTCAGCTTCTCGCCGGCGCTAT from Cytophagia bacterium CHB2 harbors:
- the greA gene encoding transcription elongation factor GreA; protein product: MKQYYFTEAGYEKLRKEIERVEKYLKNDIAKEIATAREHGDLRENAEYESAKNKQANFMAKLGMLQERFQNARIIRKNDLPDGIVTLGKMVTIVDKASQEKENYIILGDGETDLEKNIISYQSPIAQALMKHKVGDSVEIKLPRRTKHVEITEITFYEDM